In Streptomyces nodosus, one DNA window encodes the following:
- a CDS encoding ABC transporter permease has product MTVLGAAWHWLADPAHWQGTDGIGYRLLQHLVLTVVCLVVSCVIALPVALVLGHLGRGGALAVNISNVGRAVPTFAVLVLLLLTPIGTWGEGPTVVALVLFAVPPLLTNAYVGMREVDRSVVRAARGMGMTGRQMLFRVELPLALPLVLNGVRIAAVQLVATATLAALAGGGGLGRIITAGFNLASTPQVVAGAVLVAGFALLVEGVFEAVERLAPSRTGSSR; this is encoded by the coding sequence ATGACGGTCCTCGGCGCCGCCTGGCACTGGCTCGCCGACCCCGCCCACTGGCAGGGCACCGACGGCATCGGGTACCGGCTGCTGCAGCATCTCGTCCTGACCGTCGTCTGCCTGGTCGTCAGCTGTGTGATCGCACTGCCGGTCGCCCTGGTCCTCGGCCATCTGGGCAGGGGCGGCGCGCTGGCCGTCAACATCTCCAACGTCGGCCGCGCCGTCCCCACCTTCGCGGTGCTGGTGCTTCTGCTGCTCACCCCGATCGGCACCTGGGGGGAGGGGCCGACCGTCGTCGCCCTCGTGCTGTTCGCGGTGCCTCCGCTGCTCACCAACGCGTATGTCGGCATGCGCGAGGTCGACCGCAGTGTGGTCCGGGCGGCACGGGGGATGGGGATGACGGGCCGCCAGATGCTGTTCCGGGTGGAGCTGCCGCTGGCGCTCCCCCTGGTTCTCAACGGGGTGCGGATCGCCGCCGTACAGCTCGTCGCGACCGCCACGCTCGCCGCACTGGCGGGCGGGGGCGGACTCGGCAGGATCATCACCGCGGGCTTCAATCTGGCCAGCACCCCTCAGGTCGTCGCCGGGGCCGTGCTGGTGGCCGGGTTCGCCCTGCTCGTCGAGGGGGTCTTCGAGGCCGTCGAACGGCTGGCGCCGAGCCGGACCGGGAGCTCACGATGA
- a CDS encoding ABC transporter ATP-binding protein — MIRFEEVGKRYPDGTTAVENLSFEVAEGELVALVGPSGCGKTTTVMMVNRLIDPTSGRILVGGRDIAGVDPVRLRRRIGYVIQQVGLFPHRTVLDNTATVPYLTGWKKARARARAAELLALVGLDPKTYGPRYPDQLSGGQRQRVGVARALAADPPVLLMDEPFGAVDPVVREQLQEEFLRMRESVRKTVLLVTHDIEEAVRLGDRIAVYGQGHIEQFDTPGAVLGRPATPYVAEFVGADRGLKRLSVTRIEPSDLEQPPVARLDEPAARVVARLHAQGARWAVVLDAGGDLHGWTGVGELDAGGPVGDHVHRMNSWVPVGAPLKQAFGVMLQHDAGWVAVLDGARFLGVLTPAKLHEALRRSVDADARGVPRSLVPFDSVADA, encoded by the coding sequence ACTCGTCGCCCTCGTCGGACCGTCCGGCTGCGGCAAGACCACCACCGTCATGATGGTCAACCGGCTGATCGACCCCACCTCGGGGCGGATCCTGGTGGGCGGCCGGGACATCGCCGGCGTCGACCCGGTACGGCTGCGGCGCCGGATCGGCTATGTGATCCAGCAGGTGGGCCTGTTCCCGCACCGGACCGTCCTGGACAACACCGCGACCGTGCCGTACCTGACCGGCTGGAAGAAGGCGAGGGCACGGGCGCGGGCCGCCGAGCTGCTCGCCCTGGTGGGCCTGGACCCGAAGACCTACGGGCCGCGCTACCCCGACCAGTTGTCGGGCGGCCAGCGGCAACGCGTCGGGGTGGCACGGGCGCTGGCCGCGGATCCGCCGGTGCTGCTGATGGACGAGCCGTTCGGGGCCGTCGACCCGGTGGTGCGGGAACAGTTGCAGGAGGAGTTCCTGCGGATGCGGGAGTCGGTGCGCAAGACGGTGCTCCTCGTCACCCATGACATCGAGGAGGCGGTACGCCTCGGCGACCGGATCGCGGTCTACGGCCAGGGGCACATCGAACAGTTCGACACGCCCGGGGCGGTGCTGGGCAGGCCCGCCACGCCGTATGTCGCCGAGTTCGTGGGCGCGGACCGCGGGCTGAAGCGGCTCTCGGTGACCCGGATCGAGCCGAGCGACCTCGAACAGCCGCCCGTCGCCCGGCTGGACGAACCCGCCGCGCGCGTGGTGGCCCGGCTGCACGCTCAGGGGGCACGCTGGGCCGTGGTCCTCGACGCCGGGGGCGATCTGCACGGCTGGACCGGCGTCGGCGAACTCGACGCGGGCGGACCGGTCGGCGACCACGTCCACCGGATGAACTCCTGGGTCCCGGTGGGCGCCCCGCTCAAGCAGGCCTTCGGGGTGATGCTCCAGCACGACGCGGGCTGGGTGGCGGTCCTGGACGGGGCCCGCTTCCTGGGCGTCCTCACCCCCGCCAAGCTCCATGAGGCGCTGCGCCGCTCGGTGGACGCGGACGCACGGGGCGTCCCTCGGAGCCTGGTGCCCTTCGACTCGGTGGCGGACGCGTGA
- a CDS encoding ABC transporter substrate-binding protein, giving the protein MRRCAAIVGLFLVAGCMSGPSLETRGRVTAPPGDSSRLTVGSAGFTESDVLAHLYALLLDKAGYTTSVLTVANRELYEPALESGQIDVVPEYAATFADWLNSRAHGAEAAPVGSPDLAVTMTALRRLAAPRGLTVLEPGRAVARNAFAVTRAYARRHGLRTLSDLGRSGLKVRLAAGDECVRRPYCAPGLKKTYGIDITGVDPKGVGTVQAKRAVRDGRDQMVLTTTTDATLDEFGLVLLADDRHLQNADYVVPVVNRSRAGGARVARALGALGPVLTTEDLTSLNRQVDGWRRLPEDVARSYLEDRGLLK; this is encoded by the coding sequence ATGAGGCGGTGCGCGGCGATCGTCGGTCTGTTCCTGGTCGCCGGCTGTATGTCGGGCCCCTCCCTGGAGACCCGGGGCCGGGTCACCGCGCCGCCCGGCGACAGCAGCCGTCTGACCGTCGGCTCGGCCGGCTTCACCGAGAGCGATGTACTCGCCCACCTCTATGCGCTGCTGCTGGACAAGGCCGGCTATACGACGTCCGTCCTCACCGTCGCCAACCGCGAACTCTACGAGCCGGCCCTGGAGTCGGGGCAGATCGACGTCGTCCCGGAGTACGCGGCCACCTTCGCGGACTGGCTCAACTCCAGGGCTCACGGTGCCGAGGCGGCGCCCGTCGGCTCACCGGACCTCGCCGTCACCATGACGGCCTTGCGGAGACTGGCCGCGCCCCGCGGGCTGACCGTGCTCGAACCGGGCCGCGCGGTCGCCCGGAACGCCTTCGCGGTGACCCGCGCCTACGCCCGCCGTCATGGCCTCAGGACGCTGAGCGACCTGGGAAGGTCGGGACTGAAGGTGCGGCTCGCGGCCGGTGACGAGTGCGTCCGACGGCCGTACTGCGCACCGGGTCTGAAGAAGACCTACGGCATCGACATCACCGGCGTCGACCCGAAGGGCGTCGGCACCGTCCAGGCCAAGCGGGCCGTCCGGGACGGGCGGGACCAGATGGTGCTGACCACGACCACGGACGCCACCCTCGACGAGTTCGGCCTGGTCCTGCTCGCCGACGACAGACATCTCCAGAACGCCGACTACGTCGTCCCGGTCGTCAACCGCTCCCGGGCCGGCGGCGCACGTGTCGCGCGGGCGCTCGGCGCCCTCGGCCCCGTCCTCACCACCGAGGACCTGACCTCGCTGAACCGCCAGGTGGACGGCTGGCGCCGCCTTCCCGAGGACGTGGCCCGCAGCTATCTCGAGGACCGGGGACTGCTGAAGTGA
- a CDS encoding ANTAR domain-containing protein: protein MTSKACPGNEEPDAVVPEAARIFELEEEVGQLKEAVTSHAVVDQAIGMLVALAHVSPDEGWEMLREVSQHANIKLRNVAEMIIIWGRDGELPGHLRVLLEDTLDRHGPTRLPEDPPSP from the coding sequence ATGACCTCGAAAGCCTGTCCGGGAAACGAGGAGCCGGACGCCGTCGTTCCAGAAGCGGCGCGGATCTTCGAGCTGGAGGAGGAGGTCGGCCAGCTCAAGGAGGCGGTGACCTCGCACGCGGTGGTGGACCAGGCGATCGGCATGCTGGTCGCCCTCGCACATGTCTCCCCCGACGAGGGATGGGAGATGCTCCGGGAGGTCTCCCAGCACGCGAACATCAAACTGCGCAATGTCGCAGAGATGATCATCATCTGGGGGCGCGACGGGGAGCTGCCGGGTCATCTCCGTGTGCTTCTGGAGGACACGCTCGACCGGCACGGTCCCACCCGGCTCCCCGAGGATCCACCGTCCCCCTGA
- a CDS encoding ABC transporter permease, with translation MTAPPDDCLARNEWICGEYLRTRRHLLLDAVLQHLQLTAVSVLIGLAVALPLALLARRWGLAAGPVLAVTTILYTIPSLAMFSLLLPLYGLSGALVVAGLVLYSLTLLVRNILAGLRGVPEETRQAARGMGYGPVRLLLTVELPLALPAAMAGLRIATVSAVSLVTVGAIVGFGGLGNLIYAGMNTWFKAQVLTASVLCVLIAVAADLLLLGVQRLLTPWAGARQG, from the coding sequence GTGACCGCGCCCCCGGACGACTGCCTCGCCCGCAACGAATGGATCTGCGGCGAGTATCTGCGCACCCGCCGGCATCTCCTTCTCGACGCGGTGCTCCAGCATCTGCAGCTGACCGCCGTCTCCGTGCTGATCGGCCTGGCCGTCGCCCTGCCGCTGGCCTTGCTGGCGCGCCGCTGGGGCCTGGCCGCGGGGCCCGTGCTGGCCGTCACCACGATCCTCTACACGATCCCGTCCCTGGCCATGTTCTCGCTGCTGCTTCCCCTGTACGGGCTGTCGGGGGCGCTGGTCGTCGCCGGTCTGGTGCTCTACTCGCTCACCCTGCTGGTGCGGAACATCCTCGCCGGGCTGCGCGGGGTCCCCGAGGAGACCCGGCAGGCCGCCCGTGGCATGGGCTACGGCCCGGTCCGGCTGCTGCTCACCGTCGAGCTGCCGCTCGCCCTGCCCGCCGCCATGGCCGGGCTGCGGATCGCCACCGTCTCGGCGGTCTCCCTGGTCACGGTCGGGGCGATCGTCGGCTTCGGCGGGCTGGGGAACCTGATCTACGCGGGCATGAACACCTGGTTCAAGGCCCAGGTGCTGACCGCGTCCGTGCTGTGTGTGCTGATCGCGGTGGCGGCCGATCTGCTGCTGCTCGGGGTGCAGCGGCTGCTCACCCCCTGGGCCGGGGCGAGACAGGGATGA
- a CDS encoding SigB/SigF/SigG family RNA polymerase sigma factor codes for MRITVKAKQHPHDDAPDTGEAFERLCGLSDCPERQALRDEIVRSWLPMAERIARRYRGRGESVEDLCQVAALGLVKAVDRYEPERGYAFESYAIPTITGEIKRHFRDHMWVLHVPRRVQDLRNRVRVAAKEISQETPGHGPTVADIAEHAHLSEEDVRVGLEAMDSFTALSLDAEVAGSEDGYALGDALGESDSGYDLIVDREAVKPCLRSLPERERAILYLRYFRGMTQSRIAHQLGISQMHVSRLLSGCCARVREEALATSAAESTDRG; via the coding sequence ATGCGCATCACGGTCAAGGCGAAGCAGCATCCGCACGACGACGCCCCCGACACCGGGGAGGCGTTCGAGCGGCTTTGCGGTCTGTCCGACTGTCCCGAGCGCCAGGCGCTGCGTGACGAGATCGTCCGGTCCTGGCTCCCGATGGCCGAGCGGATCGCCCGCCGCTACCGCGGGCGGGGCGAGTCCGTCGAGGACCTGTGTCAGGTCGCGGCACTGGGCCTGGTCAAGGCGGTGGACCGCTATGAGCCGGAGCGCGGATACGCCTTCGAAAGCTATGCGATCCCCACCATCACCGGTGAGATCAAGCGGCATTTCCGGGACCATATGTGGGTCCTGCACGTCCCCCGCCGGGTCCAGGACCTGCGCAACCGGGTGCGGGTGGCCGCCAAGGAGATCTCCCAGGAGACCCCGGGGCACGGGCCGACCGTCGCGGACATCGCGGAGCACGCGCACCTCAGCGAGGAGGACGTCCGGGTGGGTCTGGAGGCCATGGACAGCTTCACCGCCCTGTCCCTGGACGCGGAGGTGGCCGGCAGTGAGGACGGATACGCGCTGGGCGACGCCCTGGGCGAGTCCGACTCGGGATACGACCTGATCGTCGACCGGGAGGCCGTCAAGCCGTGCCTGCGGTCCCTGCCCGAGCGTGAGCGCGCCATCCTCTATCTGCGCTATTTCCGGGGTATGACCCAGAGCCGCATCGCCCATCAGCTCGGCATCTCCCAGATGCATGTCTCACGGCTGCTGAGCGGCTGCTGCGCACGGGTGCGCGAGGAGGCACTCGCGACCTCGGCCGCCGAGAGCACGGACCGCGGCTGA